A genome region from Planctomycetia bacterium includes the following:
- a CDS encoding DTW domain-containing protein has translation MTISRDRCYGCFRPRGDCFCAAIPSIANRTEIVILQHVRERFHPFNTARIVSRALRNSTLLVDQTDRIAARLALQPNSAILYPGRDAALLDDLPVDRRPQQLLILDGTWHHAKTMMRDIPILGTLPRFRLAPTMPGRYRIRREPDAISLSTVEATVAALLALEPDTPDLDRLIGAFDAMVERQLAHPKAEYGRRHIRRHRITPKNIPSALLGDLRNVVVAYGESSIGGRGSESRARAPVYWVAERLSTGERFQATLRPAAPFSNTFLEHLELSETDFAEALTISEFREAWRSFIDDDEILAVYNPGTARLLTQTDADFCRTLVLKSVDLDPQRRFVTLEEQLAAEGVVPLPTELPGRAGRRLANVAAFVRHLNVTATPSIDIR, from the coding sequence ATGACTATCTCGCGCGACCGTTGCTACGGCTGTTTTCGTCCCCGAGGCGATTGCTTTTGCGCCGCGATTCCCAGCATCGCAAACCGGACTGAGATCGTGATCTTGCAGCATGTGCGCGAGCGATTTCATCCGTTTAATACGGCCCGCATCGTCAGCCGAGCCTTACGGAATTCCACGCTCCTCGTAGATCAAACCGATCGCATCGCAGCGCGGCTTGCTCTCCAGCCAAACTCCGCAATTCTTTATCCCGGTCGCGATGCCGCGCTCCTCGACGATTTGCCGGTCGACCGACGCCCGCAGCAACTCCTCATTCTCGACGGTACCTGGCATCATGCGAAAACGATGATGCGCGACATTCCGATCCTCGGCACGTTGCCTCGCTTTCGGCTTGCGCCGACGATGCCTGGGCGCTACAGAATTCGCCGCGAACCGGACGCGATTTCCCTTTCCACGGTCGAAGCGACCGTCGCCGCACTATTGGCGTTGGAGCCCGACACGCCGGACCTCGATCGGCTCATCGGAGCATTCGATGCGATGGTCGAGCGCCAATTGGCGCATCCCAAAGCGGAGTACGGCCGGCGACACATCCGACGTCATCGGATCACTCCGAAGAATATTCCCTCGGCGCTACTCGGCGACTTGCGGAACGTCGTCGTCGCCTACGGAGAATCCTCGATCGGAGGTCGTGGAAGCGAAAGCCGTGCGAGAGCACCGGTCTATTGGGTCGCCGAGCGGTTGAGCACCGGCGAACGCTTTCAAGCCACGCTCCGACCGGCCGCTCCCTTCTCAAACACGTTTCTCGAACATCTCGAACTCAGCGAGACCGACTTCGCCGAAGCCTTGACGATTTCCGAATTTCGCGAAGCTTGGCGTTCGTTCATCGACGACGACGAAATCCTCGCCGTCTACAACCCCGGCACCGCTCGTTTGCTAACCCAGACCGATGCCGACTTCTGCCGCACGCTGGTCCTAAAATCGGTCGATCTGGATCCGCAGCGCCGGTTCGTCACGCTCGAAGAACAACTCGCCGCCGAAGGAGTCGTCCCGCTTCCGACAGAGCTTCCCGGTCGTGCCGGTCGGCGGTTGGCGAATGTCGCCGCATTCGTACGGCACTTGAACGTCACGGCCACGCCGAGTATCGACATCCGGTAG
- a CDS encoding VWA domain-containing protein, which translates to MFSTELNPNYFAAPLAAVVLLMAVWAERIHSQRSRAVGWLAFGPSGAPRRWTRAVPLLRVVAATALAWGFTVLAISPTEGLDTTGNTTEEIKPEDLQRVILLLDVSPSMAISDSGPNRDLQRRARVLQVIEGIFPRISLGRTRFSIIAFFSSARPVVVDAFDTSVIRNVLDNLPLVWAFEPGKTDVIAGIQAAADMARDWTPKSTTLILCTDGDTVDFSQIPRLPRSVHQVQIYAVGDPIIGTIIDGHDSRQQVGILRRLASEMGGAYYDVNNRHVPTSALAQLAITPPQPARRGLTWKDLALVAVAVGAALFTLIPLLLEYFGSSWNAERELPVSRRREDDDDEPVVPTIPMREPEVVA; encoded by the coding sequence ATGTTTTCGACGGAGTTGAACCCGAACTACTTTGCCGCGCCGCTCGCAGCGGTCGTGTTGCTAATGGCGGTTTGGGCCGAGCGAATCCATAGTCAGCGTTCTCGGGCCGTCGGCTGGCTGGCATTCGGGCCCAGTGGCGCACCGCGGCGTTGGACGCGAGCCGTACCGCTATTGCGCGTCGTTGCGGCGACTGCCTTGGCTTGGGGATTCACCGTGCTCGCTATCTCTCCGACCGAAGGACTCGACACGACCGGCAATACGACCGAAGAAATCAAGCCCGAAGACTTACAGCGGGTTATCCTCTTGCTCGACGTATCGCCCAGCATGGCGATCAGCGACTCCGGCCCGAACCGCGATCTGCAACGACGCGCGCGGGTGCTGCAAGTGATCGAAGGAATCTTCCCCCGCATCTCACTCGGGCGAACGCGGTTCAGCATCATCGCGTTCTTCTCTTCGGCCCGACCGGTGGTCGTCGATGCCTTCGATACGTCCGTGATTCGGAACGTGCTCGACAATTTGCCGCTCGTTTGGGCCTTCGAGCCCGGCAAGACGGACGTCATCGCAGGGATTCAAGCCGCGGCCGATATGGCTCGCGATTGGACTCCCAAAAGTACGACTCTGATTCTTTGCACGGACGGTGACACAGTCGATTTTAGTCAGATTCCGAGGCTGCCTCGATCGGTTCATCAAGTGCAGATCTACGCCGTCGGCGATCCGATTATCGGCACGATCATCGACGGCCACGACTCGCGGCAGCAAGTAGGTATTCTTCGCCGATTAGCGTCGGAAATGGGTGGCGCTTACTACGATGTGAACAATCGCCATGTGCCGACATCGGCGCTCGCGCAACTGGCGATCACGCCGCCGCAGCCCGCACGGCGCGGATTGACTTGGAAAGATTTGGCTTTGGTGGCGGTTGCCGTTGGAGCGGCGTTGTTCACACTCATTCCGCTCTTATTGGAATACTTCGGTAGTAGTTGGAACGCCGAACGCGAGCTCCCGGTTTCGCGACGCCGCGAGGACGACGACGATGAGCCGGTAGTGCCGACGATACCGATGCGTGAGCCGGAGGTGGTCGCATGA
- a CDS encoding PQQ-binding-like beta-propeller repeat protein: MVRTIADRLRRIVIVALVLFAPKLSTMPAVAEDWPQFRGPNCSGISTSKLPLPATFSATENLKWTAPLGDGVGSPTIAAGRVFISSMTGPNEVALTAFDGKSGAKLWQRTWPTGELPDVHMTNSQASTTPAADAERVYFYFATLGMQCVDAATGADRWKAELPEPYYVFKWGPGMSPILHDDLLIFCQDDDLSPAIYAFDKATGKLRWKDDRDDMCAGYSHPIINTTPQGDELVVAGTGMLLGYDLATGRRKWFARSLLRNIKTTPVSRDGIVYISLQSSGVARQWIASIDQWQTNNRDGKVTREELQAFVGKKKVPEAFFKKTFARGDLNGDGALEGEELDKAFLPPGNSAGASFDSANPADEYVLAVRGGGEGDVTKTHVLWRHSTKHTDHIVSPMVVAGRMLLVKCGGIATCFETDAGKLLWGPKRIENGGDYFASPVYGDGKIYVAGENGTIVVLNDTPELEVLAKNTVDGSIVATPAIADGRLFVRTREALLCFGL; this comes from the coding sequence ATGGTTCGCACTATCGCGGACAGGCTTAGACGCATTGTTATCGTCGCTCTTGTATTATTTGCGCCTAAGCTTTCGACAATGCCGGCCGTGGCGGAAGATTGGCCGCAATTCCGCGGCCCGAACTGCTCGGGAATTTCGACGTCGAAACTTCCCTTGCCGGCGACATTCTCGGCGACGGAGAACCTCAAATGGACTGCGCCGCTCGGCGATGGCGTCGGCTCTCCGACGATCGCAGCGGGGCGCGTGTTCATCTCTTCGATGACCGGGCCGAACGAAGTCGCCCTGACGGCATTCGACGGCAAATCAGGCGCGAAGCTCTGGCAACGGACTTGGCCGACCGGTGAGTTGCCCGACGTCCACATGACGAACAGCCAAGCGTCGACCACTCCGGCTGCCGATGCCGAGCGCGTCTACTTCTACTTCGCGACGCTCGGTATGCAATGCGTCGATGCCGCGACCGGCGCCGATCGTTGGAAAGCCGAGTTGCCCGAACCGTACTATGTCTTCAAGTGGGGGCCGGGCATGTCTCCCATCTTGCATGACGATCTCCTGATCTTCTGCCAAGACGACGATCTTTCGCCGGCTATTTATGCTTTCGACAAAGCGACCGGAAAGCTCCGCTGGAAAGACGATCGCGATGATATGTGCGCCGGCTATTCGCACCCGATCATCAACACCACGCCGCAAGGTGATGAGCTCGTCGTAGCAGGGACCGGCATGCTGCTCGGTTACGATCTCGCCACCGGCCGCCGCAAGTGGTTCGCCCGTTCGCTGTTGCGGAATATCAAGACCACGCCGGTGAGTCGCGATGGGATCGTCTACATCTCCCTCCAAAGCAGCGGTGTCGCCAGGCAATGGATCGCGTCGATCGATCAATGGCAGACGAACAATCGCGACGGCAAAGTGACGCGAGAAGAGTTGCAGGCCTTCGTCGGCAAGAAGAAAGTGCCTGAAGCGTTTTTCAAGAAAACGTTTGCCCGCGGCGACCTCAACGGCGACGGCGCACTGGAAGGAGAAGAGCTCGACAAAGCGTTTCTGCCGCCGGGCAACTCCGCCGGCGCAAGCTTCGACTCCGCGAATCCGGCCGATGAATACGTGCTGGCGGTGCGCGGCGGAGGCGAAGGAGACGTAACCAAAACGCACGTCTTATGGCGTCATTCGACGAAGCACACCGACCACATCGTGTCGCCGATGGTCGTCGCCGGGAGGATGCTCTTAGTGAAATGCGGCGGCATCGCCACTTGCTTCGAAACGGACGCAGGCAAGCTCCTGTGGGGGCCGAAGCGCATCGAGAACGGCGGCGACTACTTCGCATCGCCGGTTTACGGCGACGGAAAGATATACGTCGCCGGGGAAAACGGCACCATCGTCGTGCTCAACGACACGCCCGAACTGGAAGTGCTGGCAAAGAACACGGTCGACGGCTCGATCGTCGCCACGCCGGCCATCGCCGACGGCCGACTCTTCGTCCGAACGCGCGAAGCTTTGCTCTGCTTCGGGCTCTAA
- a CDS encoding sulfite exporter TauE/SafE family protein has product MPDLTAWQWTLAFVAASGIGISKSGFAGFGLFHIVIFSGLFGARESTGILLPLLIVGDVTAVSVFRRHARWDYIRRILPPAVVGVVVGWWMMGRLDDTTFKPLIGAIILLLAVLQAARMWKPAWFSEIPHARAFAWTLGFTAGMTTMLANAAGPIVAIYLVAVSLPKYEFVGTSAWFFLIINVLKIPFSTGLGLIRPDTLSLNLTLAPAVVAGLLVGRKLVHYIPQRLFDSLLLTFAAVAGLRMVGVF; this is encoded by the coding sequence ATGCCTGACCTGACCGCGTGGCAATGGACGTTGGCCTTCGTCGCCGCTTCCGGAATCGGTATCTCGAAGAGCGGCTTCGCGGGCTTCGGCCTGTTCCACATCGTGATCTTTTCCGGTTTGTTCGGAGCGCGAGAATCAACCGGGATCCTGCTCCCGCTTCTGATCGTCGGCGATGTCACCGCCGTGTCGGTGTTTCGTCGGCATGCGCGCTGGGACTACATACGCCGAATCCTGCCGCCGGCCGTGGTCGGCGTCGTCGTCGGCTGGTGGATGATGGGCCGGCTCGACGACACCACGTTCAAGCCCCTCATCGGCGCGATCATCTTGCTCTTGGCCGTGCTGCAAGCAGCCCGGATGTGGAAGCCCGCTTGGTTTTCCGAGATCCCGCATGCCCGTGCTTTCGCCTGGACGCTCGGCTTCACGGCCGGCATGACGACGATGTTGGCGAACGCGGCGGGCCCGATCGTGGCGATCTACCTGGTCGCCGTGAGCTTGCCCAAGTACGAGTTCGTCGGCACCAGCGCTTGGTTCTTTCTCATCATCAACGTGCTGAAAATTCCCTTCAGCACCGGGCTCGGGCTCATTCGCCCCGACACTCTATCGCTGAATCTGACTCTTGCGCCGGCCGTCGTGGCGGGCCTGCTTGTCGGCCGAAAGCTCGTGCATTACATCCCGCAGCGCTTGTTCGATAGCTTGCTGCTCACCTTCGCCGCCGTTGCCGGGCTGCGCATGGTCGGCGTTTTCTAA
- a CDS encoding AAA family ATPase → MSIAESNPLASSPSASSHAASAQILEIRKRVADVVVGQDVVVERILIALLTGGHLLLEGVPGLAKTLLVNTVSRTIGMGFGRVQFTIDMLPSDVIGSEILDQSTHQFRIHKGPVFTNLLLADEINRAAPKVQGCLLEAMQERKVTLGNNTFALPAPFLVIATQNPIEQSGTFELPEAQLDRFMLCHRLKYPTAEQEKDVYRRQLNMGLKRQEGGGAVPKSAFDMIEDRPVCGISELVDMMEHVQTIHVSDTFTEHVVRTVRRTREHSALAVGCSPRAGLALVQAARARAFLHDRDYVVPEDMFALAEDVILHRIRLTYESVARGIHARDVLEEIMREL, encoded by the coding sequence ATGAGCATCGCTGAATCGAACCCCCTCGCCTCTTCTCCCAGCGCGTCGTCGCATGCCGCTTCGGCACAGATTCTAGAGATCCGCAAGCGAGTAGCCGACGTCGTCGTCGGGCAAGACGTCGTCGTCGAACGGATTCTCATCGCGCTGCTCACCGGAGGGCATTTGCTGCTCGAAGGAGTGCCGGGGCTCGCCAAGACGTTGCTGGTCAACACCGTCTCGCGAACGATCGGCATGGGCTTCGGTCGTGTGCAATTTACGATCGACATGCTCCCGTCCGACGTCATCGGTTCGGAAATCCTCGATCAATCGACGCACCAGTTCCGCATCCACAAGGGTCCGGTCTTTACGAACCTGTTGCTCGCCGACGAAATCAATCGCGCGGCTCCCAAAGTGCAAGGCTGCTTGCTCGAAGCGATGCAGGAGCGGAAGGTGACGCTCGGCAACAACACGTTCGCACTCCCTGCCCCGTTCCTCGTCATCGCCACGCAGAACCCGATCGAACAATCCGGCACGTTCGAGTTGCCCGAGGCTCAGCTCGATAGGTTTATGCTCTGTCATCGGTTGAAATATCCCACGGCTGAGCAAGAGAAAGACGTCTATCGTCGTCAGCTAAACATGGGCCTGAAGCGACAAGAAGGGGGCGGGGCCGTACCGAAGTCGGCGTTCGATATGATCGAAGATCGGCCGGTTTGCGGAATCTCCGAGCTCGTCGACATGATGGAGCATGTCCAGACGATCCACGTCAGCGATACGTTCACCGAGCATGTCGTGCGCACCGTGCGCCGCACGCGCGAGCACTCGGCGCTCGCGGTCGGTTGCAGCCCGCGAGCCGGGCTCGCCTTAGTTCAAGCGGCGCGAGCCCGGGCCTTTCTACACGATCGCGATTACGTCGTTCCGGAAGATATGTTTGCGCTGGCCGAAGACGTGATCCTGCACCGCATTCGATTGACCTATGAAAGCGTTGCTCGCGGCATCCACGCTCGCGACGTGCTCGAAGAGATCATGCGCGAGTTGTAA
- a CDS encoding VWA domain-containing protein, whose product MIFARPGLLPLLCLPILFGFWQWWRRGRPVVLPFDFGELRRGRWLDLLVRTLGLVPAGILAVALFLLAEPLIEGPPTYPAQVANIQIALDTSGSMRDPLGDKAKKDGMRYTKYDAAMEAITEFTTFRKGDAFGFTIFTSGVMHWVPLTTDLSAIRLATPFVGPGTFPLKWWDGTKVGNALKECTKVLEERHDGDRMLIVLTDGESPDLQNGQAAVIARELKAKNIVVYIISIRNGVPPEELRTVAQITGGEIFESGDMPALRGVFQRIDSLQRAKLVTAQTTWLEFFSPFAWVGLALLGLNQIAAFGLRFTPW is encoded by the coding sequence ATGATTTTCGCACGCCCCGGATTATTGCCGCTGCTTTGCCTGCCGATCCTGTTCGGCTTTTGGCAATGGTGGCGGCGCGGCCGGCCGGTAGTGCTGCCGTTCGATTTCGGCGAGTTGCGCCGCGGCCGTTGGTTGGATCTTCTCGTTCGCACCTTAGGTCTGGTTCCGGCGGGGATCTTGGCCGTGGCCCTGTTCTTGCTGGCCGAGCCGCTCATCGAAGGGCCGCCGACGTATCCAGCGCAGGTGGCGAATATTCAGATCGCGCTCGACACGTCGGGCAGCATGCGCGACCCGCTCGGCGACAAAGCGAAGAAAGACGGCATGCGGTACACGAAATACGACGCCGCGATGGAAGCGATCACCGAGTTTACGACGTTTCGCAAGGGAGACGCCTTCGGGTTCACGATCTTCACCTCGGGCGTGATGCATTGGGTGCCGCTGACGACGGACCTTTCGGCGATCCGGCTCGCGACGCCGTTCGTCGGTCCGGGCACGTTTCCGCTCAAGTGGTGGGACGGGACGAAAGTCGGCAACGCGTTGAAGGAATGCACGAAGGTGCTCGAAGAGCGGCACGACGGCGACCGGATGCTGATCGTGCTCACCGACGGCGAAAGCCCCGACTTGCAGAACGGCCAAGCGGCGGTGATCGCCCGTGAGTTGAAGGCGAAGAACATCGTGGTCTACATCATTTCGATTCGCAACGGCGTCCCGCCGGAAGAACTGCGTACCGTGGCGCAAATCACCGGCGGCGAAATCTTCGAGTCGGGCGACATGCCCGCGCTGCGCGGAGTGTTTCAGCGGATCGATAGCCTGCAACGGGCGAAGCTCGTCACCGCTCAGACGACTTGGCTCGAGTTCTTTTCGCCGTTCGCTTGGGTCGGCCTGGCGTTGTTGGGGTTGAATCAAATCGCGGCGTTCGGCCTCCGCTTCACTCCTTGGTAG
- a CDS encoding DUF58 domain-containing protein has product MPYQLPVATNPRRQFEFEIKLLADSLNFGGDPSRFLGSGLEYAQSRPYEPGDPVKLIDWRVTARTGKPFVKEYEATRQVPIHLVVDTSSSMCVGSLERNKYYWAVRLAAGIGLAGLERMSPVGVMAGGERALRVTPTLSSQTIMQWAEGLRLYDFRERTLLSSKLRTLAASLKQRSIVFVLSDLHDPDALNALELLATKHELIVLWLQDPAEAKLPRGGIFRAREAETGEKAVLHGRSPLKTADRIRESLVQSAIEFLHLPIDEPILPRVRYFLKHRKSLGHD; this is encoded by the coding sequence ATGCCCTACCAACTTCCCGTCGCGACGAATCCGCGGCGACAATTCGAATTCGAGATCAAGCTGCTCGCCGACAGCTTGAATTTCGGCGGCGATCCGTCGCGGTTTCTCGGCTCCGGGCTGGAGTATGCGCAGTCGCGGCCGTACGAACCCGGCGATCCGGTAAAGCTCATCGATTGGCGCGTCACCGCGCGAACCGGCAAGCCGTTCGTCAAGGAATACGAAGCCACGCGGCAAGTGCCGATCCATCTCGTCGTCGATACTTCGTCGTCGATGTGCGTCGGCTCGCTCGAACGCAACAAATACTATTGGGCCGTGCGGCTGGCGGCGGGCATCGGTTTGGCGGGGCTGGAAAGAATGAGTCCCGTCGGCGTGATGGCCGGCGGCGAGCGCGCCTTGCGAGTCACGCCGACGTTGTCGTCGCAAACCATTATGCAATGGGCCGAAGGGCTCCGACTCTACGACTTCCGCGAACGAACCTTGTTGTCGTCGAAGCTTCGTACTCTGGCGGCTTCGTTGAAGCAGCGTTCGATCGTCTTCGTCTTGAGCGACTTACATGACCCCGATGCTTTGAACGCGCTGGAGTTGTTGGCGACGAAGCATGAGTTGATCGTGCTTTGGCTGCAAGACCCGGCCGAAGCCAAGCTGCCGCGCGGCGGCATCTTTCGGGCACGCGAAGCGGAGACGGGAGAAAAAGCGGTGCTGCACGGCCGGTCGCCGTTGAAGACGGCCGATCGAATTCGCGAGTCGCTCGTGCAGAGTGCGATCGAGTTTCTGCATCTTCCGATCGACGAGCCGATCTTGCCGCGCGTCCGGTACTTTTTGAAGCATCGCAAGTCGCTAGGGCACGATTGA
- a CDS encoding SET domain-containing protein encodes MMKAKVSVAASFVGSGVFAEHEFKRGDIIGEVRGQVLAGEGDEYAIGLDDTFTLDPAAPFRFLNHSCRPNAEFFTDERKRGKHLRMFVGALRRIKLGEELTISYGWAAKDAVPCRCGTEKCLGWIVDPKQLHLVAPQAKPKSKPKPLGKRKSA; translated from the coding sequence ATGATGAAAGCTAAGGTTTCCGTCGCCGCTTCGTTTGTCGGATCAGGCGTTTTTGCCGAACACGAATTCAAACGAGGCGACATCATCGGCGAAGTCCGCGGTCAGGTATTGGCTGGCGAGGGAGACGAATACGCGATCGGTTTGGACGACACCTTTACGCTCGATCCCGCCGCGCCATTTCGGTTCTTAAACCATTCTTGCCGCCCCAATGCCGAGTTCTTCACCGACGAGCGGAAGCGCGGCAAGCATCTCCGGATGTTCGTCGGTGCGTTGCGACGCATCAAGCTGGGCGAAGAATTGACGATCTCCTATGGCTGGGCAGCGAAAGACGCCGTCCCCTGCCGTTGCGGCACGGAGAAGTGCCTCGGCTGGATCGTCGATCCGAAGCAACTTCATTTGGTCGCTCCGCAGGCAAAGCCGAAATCGAAGCCGAAGCCGCTCGGCAAGCGGAAGTCGGCGTAA
- a CDS encoding DUF1592 domain-containing protein, giving the protein MLRLVTTLLIVFVGSSARAAETLAPPEQQSFEKSVQPFLATYCLRCHDAKKQEGNFRLDTLARDFADQAVAQRWDEVVFRMNTGEMPPKKEQQPKPSELGQAVDWISSAIKAGEAARMARRGPVAHYRLSREEYGNTIYDLLGVYFDVTLPGAFIEEPRWHGFERIGSMLSLSPSHVDRYFRAAEIIVQRAFPAQPAAAKKGRQEAEAGKRWLFWPGHGRQAVTASAPGLYRIRVQLSALPSFKGRLPHLALWHQGLKRSIVGRDVSAPEDKPTVVEIEAFLPEGNFNLMNESPGMLSDGHTLSNTPATFVGTKEPRVAKPTGYKLFDEEGRPIFPMLIVDWIEFEGPITSAADQAKREGAYPVDEKNLVETRSSLKRFAERAWRRPVSEADLERYMKIFQGEVSAGENLRSAYLAALVGVLTSKNFYYLEEGSPTGNRNEVNDWELASRLSYFLWSSMPDEELFSAARAGTLHAPDVLRAQTKRMLADPKISRFTESFPRQWLQLHRVGMFPPDAEMYPDYDKWLERSMVLETTGFFGEVFAKNLPLREFLASDWTMMNPRLALHYRLPPPAETGLQRIMLRPEDHLGGLLTQASVLMLTSDGTRHRPVHRGVWVSEAIFGKTPPPPPPNVEPLAPTPSDHPKATIRMQLEAHATHAVCASCHRKIDPLGFAFDNFDALGRWRTEETATTGQGDNPVVNASGTLPDGRAFQGPDEFKQLLIEDLDRFAESFVEQLATFALRRVMTIDDAAQIKAIAQAGKKDGYRLRTLIELLVSSDLFRKR; this is encoded by the coding sequence ATGCTTCGACTAGTTACGACGCTGCTGATCGTGTTCGTCGGCTCGAGCGCGCGGGCTGCCGAGACCCTTGCGCCACCCGAGCAGCAGTCGTTCGAGAAGTCCGTGCAACCGTTTTTGGCGACGTATTGCCTACGCTGTCACGACGCGAAAAAGCAGGAGGGCAACTTCCGGCTCGATACGCTCGCGCGCGACTTCGCCGATCAAGCGGTTGCCCAGCGCTGGGACGAAGTCGTGTTTCGCATGAACACCGGCGAGATGCCCCCGAAGAAAGAACAGCAACCGAAGCCTTCGGAGCTAGGGCAGGCGGTCGATTGGATCTCGTCGGCGATCAAAGCCGGAGAAGCCGCGCGCATGGCGCGGCGCGGGCCGGTTGCGCATTATCGACTGAGCCGCGAAGAATACGGCAACACGATCTACGATCTACTCGGCGTTTACTTCGATGTCACATTGCCGGGAGCATTTATTGAAGAGCCCCGCTGGCATGGGTTCGAGCGGATCGGCTCGATGCTGTCCCTTTCGCCCTCGCACGTCGATCGATACTTTCGGGCCGCGGAAATCATCGTGCAACGGGCCTTCCCCGCGCAGCCGGCGGCGGCGAAAAAGGGACGACAGGAAGCCGAGGCCGGCAAGCGCTGGCTTTTCTGGCCGGGGCATGGCCGGCAAGCAGTCACCGCTTCGGCTCCCGGTTTGTATCGGATCCGAGTTCAACTCAGCGCGCTGCCGTCGTTCAAGGGCCGACTTCCGCATCTGGCGCTCTGGCATCAAGGGCTGAAACGCTCGATCGTCGGCCGTGACGTCTCGGCTCCGGAAGACAAGCCGACCGTCGTCGAGATCGAAGCCTTCCTGCCTGAGGGGAATTTCAACTTGATGAACGAATCGCCCGGGATGCTGTCCGACGGCCACACGCTCAGCAACACTCCGGCGACATTCGTCGGCACGAAGGAACCCCGCGTCGCCAAGCCGACCGGCTACAAACTATTCGACGAGGAAGGCCGGCCGATCTTCCCGATGTTGATCGTCGATTGGATCGAGTTCGAGGGCCCGATCACAAGCGCCGCCGACCAAGCAAAACGGGAGGGAGCGTATCCCGTCGATGAAAAAAACCTCGTCGAAACCCGCTCGAGCTTGAAGCGCTTTGCCGAGCGGGCCTGGCGACGTCCGGTAAGCGAGGCCGATCTCGAGCGTTACATGAAGATCTTTCAAGGGGAAGTCTCCGCCGGCGAAAACCTCCGTTCGGCATATCTCGCGGCGCTGGTCGGCGTGTTGACTTCGAAAAACTTCTATTATCTCGAAGAAGGCTCGCCGACCGGAAATCGCAACGAGGTAAACGATTGGGAGCTTGCGTCACGGTTATCGTATTTTCTCTGGAGCTCGATGCCGGACGAAGAACTTTTCTCCGCGGCGCGCGCCGGCACGTTGCACGCTCCCGACGTTTTGCGCGCTCAGACGAAGCGAATGCTGGCCGATCCGAAAATCAGCCGGTTCACCGAATCGTTTCCCAGACAATGGCTGCAATTGCATCGAGTCGGCATGTTTCCTCCCGACGCCGAAATGTATCCCGACTACGACAAATGGCTTGAGCGGAGCATGGTGCTCGAAACCACCGGCTTCTTCGGCGAAGTCTTCGCAAAAAATCTTCCGCTGCGCGAGTTTCTCGCGTCCGACTGGACGATGATGAACCCACGCTTGGCGTTGCATTATCGCTTGCCTCCGCCGGCGGAAACCGGATTGCAACGAATAATGCTGCGGCCGGAAGATCATCTAGGCGGCTTGCTCACGCAGGCCTCGGTGCTGATGCTCACGTCCGACGGCACGCGGCACCGGCCGGTGCATCGGGGCGTGTGGGTCTCGGAAGCGATCTTCGGCAAGACGCCCCCTCCGCCGCCGCCGAACGTCGAGCCCCTGGCGCCGACTCCGAGCGATCATCCGAAAGCGACGATCCGAATGCAACTCGAAGCGCATGCCACGCACGCGGTCTGCGCCTCGTGCCACCGTAAGATCGATCCGCTCGGTTTCGCCTTCGACAACTTCGATGCCCTCGGACGCTGGCGCACCGAAGAAACCGCGACGACCGGCCAGGGAGACAATCCCGTCGTAAACGCAAGCGGCACGCTGCCCGATGGACGAGCCTTCCAGGGTCCGGACGAATTCAAACAACTATTGATCGAAGATCTCGACCGTTTCGCCGAGTCGTTCGTCGAGCAACTCGCGACGTTCGCCTTGCGTCGGGTGATGACGATCGACGACGCCGCGCAGATCAAGGCCATTGCCCAAGCCGGCAAGAAAGACGGCTACCGACTGCGTACGCTGATCGAGCTCTTGGTGTCGTCGGATCTATTTCGCAAGCGGTAA